The Coffea arabica cultivar ET-39 chromosome 10e, Coffea Arabica ET-39 HiFi, whole genome shotgun sequence region aatattacAAATAAtgctctatccaaacaaactaaaTTAATTTCCGTTAATAGAGATTGGCAATCATCATGCTGTTTTTGTATATTCTGCTAATGATTGGGCTAAAGTGGGACAAAGTTTAAACCTTTAGAAAGCAAAATGTCCCGAACTTTTAGTTTGAAAGGGATCAAAGTGAGAATTGAGGTATAATACAAAGGTGCAAAAAGAAATTAACTCAATCGCTAAAGATgcaaaatttgcataatcatATTGTCTGATTAATTTAACAACCTATTTAAAAAACCTTATTGGATAACATAAATTTTGGATTAAAGATTTTCTGAATATAAATCATTATTGCCACGATGTAAGATTTTTATTAAATAGTTATGAAGCTTTTTCTCAATGGGCAAAAGTTAAAAGTATTTTTCTTTGCGAAGGTTTAAAAGGTCCTATGAGACAAAGAATTTGGCAAGCTGATCCAGGCAACGCAATTTTGAGCATTTTTAATAATGAAGCCCAAACTTAATCTAATCACATAAAATAGTTAGTTCAAGTAGGtattaaatttttcaaaaattattttacttatattATAAACACGTTttctaatcatttttttaaatatttttaaatatctttttatgtcacatacatcacatcgtAACAAATAattattacagtaattattccaaatgacatttcaaataatactctatccaaccACATTCATTGTGATTGCAATGCTGGATCATGTTGTACCCTGGTGATCCACTACTTTTGACCCGTTAAAGTACACTCTCAAAATCCAGGATTGAACCATCCTAGACAAACAATTTTTAGGCCAACTATGAATTCTTTGGGTAATAATTAAATAGAGCCTGTAAAATTTGAGACCTACAAGAGCTCAAAAATACACACAAAATTCCATTATGTTGCTATACAATTCTAAAATAACCCCAAACGTGGCTAGGTTCCATTTCCTCCTTCATCCTTCTCAGATTCTTCCATGAGGCAGCTATATATCAAGTAGCTTTGGGAAGAGTATTCACAATTGCCTAAGCAGAGCAATGTCCGGTGCTGCAAATACAAAAAAATCCTTGATCTCCATAGCTCATCCATAGCTGCAAATCATGCCAACCTTTTTGATGTGGTTAAAATATGTATTTGTTGAAGACTGATCACTACACCATTGAACCTCTGCATGTAGACAAACTTCTGTACATACAAACTTTAATGCACCCCATATTGCTGCCAAGTTTAtaggattaatcttctatacaccGACAACGTATGCACTTTCACCGTTAGATGCATGATATATAATCTGAATTTGAACTCCTACAAGTCACCAATGGATCTATCAGCTAAACGTCCTTGAGAACAGTTCTGGTCATCTCTTTGCTCTACATATTTGTATAATTTTGATAGATACACAAAGAAGATTAAACCCACAGTACCTATTCCAGCAAGCAGCCAGTAGAAGTAATCGATATGTGCATGATTTAAGTTATCTAAGAACCAACTTTCTCTATCCCCTTGACTTGTAGCTTTGTCAATGATTGAGACTAGAAAACTGCTCAAGAAATTCCCTATGCCCATGGCACCATAGTAAAATGATAGGCCTACGCTTCTTAACTCAGTAGGAACCTGATCATAGAAAAACTCTTGCATTCCTACTTGATTGAAAACATCTGTGAGTCCAAATAATATGTATTGAGGCACCAACCACCAGAAGCTCATAGGAAGTGTTGCATTGGGAATATCTACCAAACCACAATCTTGAGCAGTTTTGAGTCTTCTCATTTCTACTAGAGCTGCAACAACCATGTTGATGACTGAAATGGCCATCCCTGCTCCTATTCTTTGCAGCGTTGTTATGCCGGTGGGATTTCCAGTAAACCTTCTTGCAATTGGGATGAAAATTCGGTCATAGATGGGAATGCACAACACTATAGTAATGGGGATGAAAGTCTTGAGCGTGGCAGCTGGAATGTCAAAACTTGGACCAATTGATTTGTCCAATGTGGTTGCTTGCTTGAGAAACAATGTGGAGGATTGAGCATAGGCAATCGTATACGTTAAACAAGTGATCCATACAGGAAGCACCCTGAGAACGTTCCTTGGCTCTTTTGCTTTGGTGGATATTACACTATTATCTATTGAATAATCATCTGCTGCAGGCAATGCATCCTTGAGTAACCTGTTTGAAAAATGCAGCACTAGAATATAAGACTAAAAATAGCAGAGATTAGTAAAGCTTGTTCTTTGCAGCGTTACCGTGTTAATATAGACACTAAACTTGTAACAACATTCATTCATAGAACATGAAGTTTAGCTAGTGGATTTGTTATCTGGACTGAATAGATTAATTAGGTAGCATCATAAAACCCACTGACTGACTTTGAGGGATTTTTTTGTTCTTGGTCTAGTTATATCCATACCTGTTAGTTTCTTTATTACCTATCTTAGCAGGAAAGATGTAAGTTCCTCTTCCGAGTAGAAAAGCAATAAGCCCAAGAATCATAGCAAGACAAGGAATTCCAAAACCAATTGTCCAATTTATGTTGTCTTGAATGTAGTGCAAGATCAAGTGTGATGTTGTAGAACCCATGCATAGGCAACAGAGCCACCAATTGAAAAATGAGCTCTTGGCTCTGCTCTGTCCTGGATATCTTCCGTCAAATTGATCAGCTCCAAAAGCTTGAATGCAAGGTTTGTATCCTTGAGCCAAAGCAACCAAATAaagtgaaacaaaaaagaaaactttGATTCCTGTATCCGGGCCTGATTTCTTGGTCATGTCGTGGTACGTTGGGCTATTAATAAGTGTCGCAGACAGGCTCAAAAAACCGAGTCCCTGCAAAATGTTCAACCAATTTCACCTCAGACAATAACAGGTGCTTGAAATACTGAAATTTGAAACAGAAAATTGTAAACTAACCAAGGTGTAGAGAATGGAAGAAACTATGATTGATCGGTAGCGGCCAACGAAAGAATCAGCCAAGTATGCTCCTAAAACTGGCACAAGTGATGCTACACCGGTCCATGTATTGACATTTGCAGCAGCTGTTGCCAATGATTCTCCAATTGGCCCGGTAAGATAGCTTATGAGATTGGATTCTAATCCAAAATACACAAACCTCTCCAGAGACCCTCCAACTGTAGATTAAATTCAGCCAACTCAATCAAATTCCCATTCTTATGAAGTTCTGCTGATGATCAGCTTGAATTCTGCATACtctttattttgcttcttactAGTTGTTACTAGTTCTTAGAGAAATGGACAAAAGAAAACATTCTTAAGAAAACTTTCAGCAATATATATGCTTACCAACCTAGCATGAAAGATGCTGATCTCCATCCACCTGGGCTGCCATTGTCATCAACATCACCATGGtctgcttcatttttgctcTCGAGGAATGGAATCTGGGATTCCATGATTCTGCTTCCACTCATCACAGCAGAGATAAACCGAAAATGGGACGGTAATggcatttctttttccttttggtgGGGAAGTAAACGTTAACGGCATCTTTTTGTCCTTCATGATTGGGTCAAGTGGATGAGGAACCATTCGAGACAAAAGTTGATAGGGAAATGGGCCCTTAATCATTATTATGATGCATCAATTACTTGCACTTTGATAAAGATCGAGCTTCTTAAACTTGTTTTAATGTGTTTTTGTATTCAATCCCCGACCAAGGTTCTGTTTTTCTATTAAATTGATGGGTAAATAATTCCAACTGTCACTTATTTTCTCAATTCTCATCAAGATTCCATCTGTAGAACCAACAAAGACATCTTGGCTACCTGAATTGTCTCCCTTTAGAGCTGGTGGTAGGTAGGATGGAAGCAGATATTTTAATTTGAAGAGGTgaaatacatgtatatataaaCTTCTgaaataatatataatttttttttgggaaaatgacctgtttcatccctcacatttcgtaaaaatattcttttcgtccctcacatttagAACGAAGCAAATtggtccttcacatttaaaaaTCCAAGCTTTTACATCCTAGAAATAAACTCTCGGTTGTGAATCAAACCATCTAACAATCCAGTTACAAATTTTGGGGGTAGAATTGGTAGATCACTCGCAAAAACATATTtccaacaaataaattaaaataattaaaaaatcttAATTAAAACCCATTTGCTTCTTCAAAAGAACGAAATAGTGCTAAAGCTCTCAAGCACTAAACCCTAGCACTATTTCGTTCTTTTGAAGAAGCAAATGGGTTTTaattgagatttttttcttgctttaatttatttgttggaAATATATTTTTGCAAGTGATCTATCAATTTTatccccaaaatttgtaatcggATTGTTAGATGGTTTGATTCACAGTTGAGAGTTTATTTCTAGGATGTAAAAGTTTGGGTTTTTAAATGTGAAGAACCAATTTGCTTCGttttaaatgtgagggacgaaaagaatatttttacaaaatgtaagggaTAAAACAggtcattttctcttttttttttttaaaaaataattttggggGCAGATAGTATAAAATTCGTAAGAAgtacttttcaaaatttctaaaattttaagaagaaaaattgtAAATATCTAAAACTTGGGGGCGGGGCCCTTCCTGTCCCTCTAGTAGATTGGATCAATTGGATATCTGATATAATTccattattcatttttaatttttattttgtagGTCTTAAAAACTAGAATGAGACCATAAGAGTATAGGCATACCCCAAAAATTATGTAAATGATTTGTTACTAATAATATGGATTTTACTGGTCCAATTGAAttaaccaaatttttgtcaaaatgcaaagcatttttaatatatattttttgttttttttcacaGAGTTGTATTCcaattcaaaacaaataaaaatgaatactTCGTTTATGATTTTTATGGCAATATTTACAAATTAACTTAATCCCTCACACAAAAATGCTAGCATAGAAAGAAAATTTAGACATAAGCAATGATAGCAAAGTGATAAAGCTAGTATAGATTAATGAGTATTAAcgttaaaattttattgtataaaataaaaaaaataataattaagagAATTGGATTCGATATCCAAGTATCCAATCATGTAAGCTTGCCATCCATATGTGATCCAATCCCATGAATTGAATATCCGTATGGAATAGACTGAATTATGTAGACTGTGATTTTACTCTAAAGAGACTAGATGCATAACATGGTATTTTTATTCAATATTCATCAAAATCCATTTATGTTAAaaagttttaaactaaaagaATTAATCAATGTGTTTATTGGAAGTTGTCAAGAACAGATAAAAAGGAGATGTTGGAATTGACTTTGCTGCCATCATTCGTTCGACCTGGATCTTTCTCCAATCTCCAACTCTTTCAATTCTAGATGAAGAGCCAGCCAGCTTTGCCTCTCAAAATTTGAGGCTTCAGATGGATAAAGTTATGAGAATATCATAGCAAAATTGGctgcttttctctttttgataGAAAAGATCATTTCATATAAACAGATCATGCTGTTGAAAAACGCAAAATTTGTACTTGAGCGTTCCTTTTTGGTTATACGATGATCAAATGGTTGAATCTTGCCCCATAACAGATCATGCTGTACCGCAGTGGTAACCTTGATAACAGCATTTCACGGTTGCCTAAATAGAGCAGTGTCCAGAACTCCAAATTTACAATCATTTCTTGTTTTCCAAAGCTCAACCGCATTTGGGGATATAGCCAACCTTCTAACTTGACAATTATATTGTTTGAACAATGATGACCATACCATTGAATCTCCTAGTGCCAAGCAGACGATCCGCTGGACTGCAGCAGAAATCGATTGAAGAATAAGCACTGCAAAGATTGTGCTGCAGCTCCAGAGTAAACACATTGAGGACCGGTATTAGACATAATCCTCAATGCAGCAATCTATCTATCCTTTCTGCATAGTCTACTTTAATACATCTACCATTATTGAATTGAACTCCTAAGAGTCACCGATTGGCCTACCCACTAAACCTGCTTGAGAAAACTTCTCGCCATCATTTTGCCCCACATAGCTGTAAAATTTTGATAGACGGACAAAGACAATTAGAGTCATTGCACCTATTCCAGCAAGCAGCCGGTGGAAGTAATCAAGATGTGCATGGTTCAGGTTATCTGTGAACCAAATTTCTCTTCCTCTGTCTTGTAGCTTTGTCAATCATTGAGACTAGAAAACTGCTCAAGAAGTTCCCTATGCCCAAGGCACCAGAATAATATGATAGGCCTACACTTCTAGTTTCATCAGGGAACTGATCATAGCAAAACTCTTGCATGCCTACCTAATTGAATACATCTGCAAGTCCAAATAGTATGCATTGAGGTACCAACCACCAGAAGCTCATAGGAAGTGTTGCATTGGGAATATCTACAAAACCATGACCTTGAGCAGTTTTGAGTCTTTTCATTTCGACTAGAGCTCCAACAACCATGTTAATAACTGATACGCCCATCCCAGCTCCTATTCGTTGCAGCATCGTTATACCAGTGGGGTATTTTGTAATCTTTTTGGCAATTGGGACGAAAACTTGGTCATAAATGTTGGATTGAATTGTAATTGGTATCAGATAAGATTCGTGAATATTCTTAATGTTTGAATGTATATCAATTAGAGATATGATAGGAATGATTGTTATCTATTAGTGGTTGATAGATATCTGTTAGTGATTGATAGGTGATAGGATAATCAATGACCTTCTTGTGtaaagcctataaataggcatcGGTACCATCATTAGTCTGCATcagagaaataaagaaaatcttcccaaaactctctctctctaaatttCGTTCCTTCaaacatggtatcagagcaggGATTCTAGGATCTCTGCTCCAAAGTGTTACTCTGATAATTTCTTCAACAACCAGCCATGGCCGAATCGTCTACGCTCACGGACGGTGGGAAAGGACAAGCTGATGTAGTTCTAGAGGATTTTGCCACTCGGATGGTGGAAGTCCTGAATAGCTGCCAGAAGTCTACACCGAGCATGGATTCGTCTTCGGCTCAGATCGGCATCAAGTTGGATGATACCAACTATGCCTTATG contains the following coding sequences:
- the LOC113712694 gene encoding protein NRT1/ PTR FAMILY 5.10 isoform X2 encodes the protein MPLPSHFRFISAVMSGSRIMESQIPFLESKNEADHGDVDDNGSPGGWRSASFMLVGGSLERFVYFGLESNLISYLTGPIGESLATAAANVNTWTGVASLVPVLGAYLADSFVGRYRSIIVSSILYTLGLGFLSLSATLINSPTYHDMTKKSGPDTGIKVFFFVSLYLVALAQGYKPCIQAFGADQFDGRYPGQSRAKSSFFNWWLCCLCMGSTTSHLILHYIQDNINWTIGFGIPCLAMILGLIAFLLGRGTYIFPAKIGNKETNRLLKDALPAADDYSIDNSVISTKAKEPRNVLRVLPVWITCLTYTIAYAQSSTLFLKQATTLDKSIGPSFDIPAATLKTFIPITIVLCIPIYDRIFIPIARRFTGNPTGITTLQRIGAGMAISVINMVVAALVEMRRLKTAQDCGLVDIPNATLPMSFWWLVPQYILFGLTDVFNQVGMQEFFYDQVPTELRSVGLSFYYGAMGIGNFLSSFLVSIIDKATSQGDRESWFLDNLNHAHIDYFYWLLAGIGVQIQIIYHASNGESAYVVGV
- the LOC113712694 gene encoding protein NRT1/ PTR FAMILY 5.10 isoform X1 gives rise to the protein MPLPSHFRFISAVMSGSRIMESQIPFLESKNEADHGDVDDNGSPGGWRSASFMLVGGSLERFVYFGLESNLISYLTGPIGESLATAAANVNTWTGVASLVPVLGAYLADSFVGRYRSIIVSSILYTLGLGFLSLSATLINSPTYHDMTKKSGPDTGIKVFFFVSLYLVALAQGYKPCIQAFGADQFDGRYPGQSRAKSSFFNWWLCCLCMGSTTSHLILHYIQDNINWTIGFGIPCLAMILGLIAFLLGRGTYIFPAKIGNKETNRLLKDALPAADDYSIDNSVISTKAKEPRNVLRVLPVWITCLTYTIAYAQSSTLFLKQATTLDKSIGPSFDIPAATLKTFIPITIVLCIPIYDRIFIPIARRFTGNPTGITTLQRIGAGMAISVINMVVAALVEMRRLKTAQDCGLVDIPNATLPMSFWWLVPQYILFGLTDVFNQVGMQEFFYDQVPTELRSVGLSFYYGAMGIGNFLSSFLVSIIDKATSQGDRESWFLDNLNHAHIDYFYWLLAGIGTVGLIFFVYLSKLYKYVEQRDDQNCSQGRLADRSIGDL